A stretch of Equus caballus isolate H_3958 breed thoroughbred chromosome 11, TB-T2T, whole genome shotgun sequence DNA encodes these proteins:
- the KRT14 gene encoding keratin, type I cytoskeletal 14 has protein sequence MTTCSRQFTSSSSMKGSCGIGGGSSRMSSVLAGGSYRAPSAYGGGLSVSSSRYSSVGACGLGGGYGGGFSSSSFGGGLGGGFGGGYGGGLGAGLGGGLGGGFGAGFGAGFGGGDGLLVGSEKVTMQNLNDRLASYLDKVRALEEANTDLEVKIRDWYQRQRPAETKDYSPYFKTIEDLRNKILTATVDNANVVLQIDNARLAADDFRTKYETELNLRLSVEADINGLRRVLDELTLARTDLEMQIESLKEELAYLRKNHEEEMNSLRGQVSGDVNVEMDAAPGVDLSRILNEMRDQYEKMAEKNRKDAEDWFFSKTEELNREVATNSELVQSGKSEISELRRTVQNLEIELQSQLSMKASLENSLEETKGRYCMQLAQIQELISSVEEQLAQLRCEMEQQNQEYKILLDVKTRLEQEIATYRRLLEGEDAHLSTSQFSSGSQSSRDVTSTSRQIRTKVMDVHDGKVVSTHEQVLRTKN, from the exons ATGACCACCTGCAGCCGCCAGTTCACCTCCTCCAGCTCCATGAAGGGCTCCTGTGGCATCGGTGGTGGCTCCAGCCGCATGTCCTCTGTCCTGGCCGGAGGGTCCTACCGGGCCCCCAGCGCCTATGGGGGCGGCCTGTCGGTCTCCTCCAGCCGCTACTCCTCCGTGGGAGCCTGCGGGCTGGGGGGCGGCTATGGCGGCGgcttcagcagcagcagctttgGTGGGGGCCTGGGTGGCGGCTTCGGTGGAGGATATGGTGGTGGCCTTGGTGCTGGCCTTGGTGGTGGCCTTGGTGGTGGCTTTGGTGCTGGCTTTGGTGCTGGCTTTGGTGGCGGTGATGGGCTCCTGGTGGGCAGTGAGAAGGTGACCATGCAGAACCTCAACGACCGCCTGGCCTCCTACCTGGACAAGGTGCGCGCCCTGGAGGAGGCCAACACCGACCTGGAGGTGAAGATCCGTGACTGGTACCAGAGGCAGAGGCCTGCTGAGACCAAGGACTACAGCCCCTACTTCAAGACCATCGAGGACCTGAGGAACAAG ATCCTCACGGCCACCGTGGACAATGCTAATGTTGTCCTGCAGATCGACAATGCCCGCCTGGCTGCTGATGACTTCCGCACCAA GTACGAGACGGAGCTGAACCTGCGCTTGAGTGTGGAGGCCGACATCAACGGCCTGCGCAGGGTGCTGGACGAGCTGACCCTGGCCAGGACCGACCTGGAGATGCAGATCGAGAGCCTGAAGGAGGAGCTGGCCTACCTGAGGAAGAACCATGAGGAG GAGATGAATAGCCTGAGAGGCCAGGTGAGCGGAGACGTCAATGTGGAGATGGACGCGGCCCCTGGCGTGGACCTGAGCCGCATCCTGAACGAGATGCGCGACCAGTACGAGAAGATGGCGGAGAAGAACCGCAAGGACGCGGAGGACTGGTTCTTCAGCAAG ACAGAGGAACTGAACCGCGAGGTGGCCACCAACAGCGAGCTGGTGCAGAGCGGCAAGAGCGAGATCTCGGAGCTCCGGCGCACTGTGCAGAACCTGGAGATCGAGCTGCAGTCCCAGCTCAGCATG AAAGCATCCCTGGAGAACAGCTTAGAGGAGACCAAAGGCCGCTACTGCATGCAGCTGGCCCAGATCCAGGAGCTAATCAGCAGCGTGGAGGAGCAGCTGGCCCAGCTGCGCTGCGAGATGGAGCAGCAGAACCAGGAATACAAGATACTGTTGGACGTGAAGACGCGGCTGGAGCAGGAGATCGCCACCTACCGCCGCCTGCTGGAGGGAGAAGATGCCCA CCTCTCCACCTCCCAGTTCTCTTCTGGCTCTCAGTCGTCCAGAGATG tGACCTCCACCAGCCGTCAGATCCGCACCAAGGTCATGGATGTGCACGATGGCAAGGTGGTGTCTACCCACGAGCAGGTCCTTCGCACCAAGAACTAA